DNA sequence from the Deltaproteobacteria bacterium HGW-Deltaproteobacteria-2 genome:
ATTAACGGCAAGCCAACTATCCGGGTGCTCAATAAATCCGATCGCGTTGCCGACAAAGAAATGCTTCAAAATCTCTGTCGTCGTCTGGATGCTGTCGCTGTTTCGGCGCTGGATAAACGAACTCTTTTCGTATTGATGGAAAAAATAGAATCGCAGTTATCCGTTAACCACCCCTTTTCAGCCCGCTAATTTTATGCTAAGGAGAAGATATAAAGATATGGTTAGTTATTCATGAACAAGGAATTTGTTGAAATCCGCTGGCATGGCCGCGGCGGCCAGGGCGCCATAACGGCGGCAAAGATTGTTGCCGGAGCTGCCTTTATTTCCGGTTATTCAGGAGTTGTTATGGCCCCAACTTTCGGCACGGAGCGCCGTGGAGCGCCGGTTACGACATCTCTGAAAATATCCAAAGAAAAAATTTACGATTTATCACCCATCGAAGAGCCGGATATTGTTGTTGTTCTTGACCACCTGCTGCTTTCCGAAGGGGATGTAACCTGCGGCCTCAAACCCGGTGGAATCATCGTTTTGAACACACCAAAAGCTTTTGAAACATACAGTTTCAAAAATTACAGGCTGGCAACAGCAGATATAACGGCTATATCGGTAGAGGCTGGCCTTCCTCATGGTATAATCAATACGGGAATTATCGGTTCATTTGCGAAAGCCACAAATCTCCTGAATTTTGATACTCTGACTAAAGGCATTGAAGAGGAATTCAGGACAAGAAATCCCCAAAAGAACTCATTAGCCGCCAAAATAGCCTTTGAAAAAACTGTGACGCGAGATTGAAAATGGGTACCAGAAACTACAGAAGAAAAACGTCCCACAGCGAACCCGGGCCGGGTGACGGCGGAAGAACCGGTTCATGGAGGGTGGAGCGGCCGGTATTAAATACGAGCCTCTGTATCCCCTGCAAGAGGAAAACAGAGGCCTGTTTTATGTGCTGGCTTTTCTGCCCGGAGATTGTCATCTCCCGGACTATACCGCCGAAAATCGATCTGGAATACTGCAAAGGATGTGGTATCTGCGCTGAAGAATGCCCGACCAAAGCCATCACGATGGTTGA
Encoded proteins:
- a CDS encoding ketoisovalerate oxidoreductase; the protein is MNKEFVEIRWHGRGGQGAITAAKIVAGAAFISGYSGVVMAPTFGTERRGAPVTTSLKISKEKIYDLSPIEEPDIVVVLDHLLLSEGDVTCGLKPGGIIVLNTPKAFETYSFKNYRLATADITAISVEAGLPHGIINTGIIGSFAKATNLLNFDTLTKGIEEEFRTRNPQKNSLAAKIAFEKTVTRD
- a CDS encoding pyruvate ferredoxin oxidoreductase, producing the protein MGTRNYRRKTSHSEPGPGDGGRTGSWRVERPVLNTSLCIPCKRKTEACFMCWLFCPEIVISRTIPPKIDLEYCKGCGICAEECPTKAITMVDEAAFSKEEKD